A genomic segment from Triticum dicoccoides isolate Atlit2015 ecotype Zavitan chromosome 1A, WEW_v2.0, whole genome shotgun sequence encodes:
- the LOC119360437 gene encoding UPF0481 protein At3g47200-like — MTCTTCWLLHLFYLSVTLPPTSERQQHSRRRRRSDELLSELPQWIPCAKELEESGVRFRKRKDATSFMDVRFARGVLEIPQLELNDSSESLFRNLIAFEQTYPDTPRDVSTYAVFMDCRITSAEDMRILDLHGVLVSHLNSRRVAWRFFSDVVGQVHWSADNYLLGLMDDVNRYRNLRRHKWRAALVRNYFSNPWVTMSVLAALLLLAFSVLQTFFAVYAYFKPPK, encoded by the coding sequence ATGACGTGCACCACCTGCTGGCTGCTGCACCTCTTCTACCTCTCCGTCACCTTACCGCCGACGAGTGAGCGCCAGCAGcattctcgccgccgccgccgaagcgacGAGCTGCTGTCGGAGCTCCCGCAGTGGATCCCGTGCGCTAAGGAGCTGGAGGAGTCAGGGGTCCGGTTCCGGAAGAGAAAGGACGCCACGAGCTTCATGGACGTGAGGTTCGCCCGGGGCGTCCTGGAGATCCCGCAGCTGGAGCTCAACGACTCGAGCGAGTCGCTGTTCCGGAACCTGATCGCGTTCGAGCAGACATACCCGGACACCCCGCGGGACGTCTCCACCTACGCCGTCTTCATGGACTGCCGCATCACCTCGGCGGAGGACATGAGGATCCTGGACCTGCACGGCGTCCTCGTCAGCCATCTCAACAGCAGAAGGGTCGCGTGGCGATTCTTCAGCGACGTCGTCGGGCAGGTGCACTGGTCGGCCGACAACTACCTGCTCGGCCTGATGGACGACGTGAACAGGTACAGGAACCTCAGGCGCCACAAGTGGCGCGCGGCGCTTGTGCGCAACTACTTCAGCAATCCCTGGGTGACCATGTCGGTGCTTGCGGCCCTGCTCCTGCTAGCCTTTTCCGTGCTGCAGACATTCTTCGCTGTCTATGCCTACTTCAAGCCTCCCAAGTAA
- the LOC119360420 gene encoding protein HGH1 homolog isoform X2, which translates to MADELDELIDFLSNSSPQVRGAAADIVRGLTGDSDGLRSLAARADRALPALLRLLASVGGGGAGEAAADSLVNLSQDGDLAARLVVLGAVAAAMDVMVKRGGEQPKLARSLVMLLVNLTQVESGISALLQVGDEKVQGLYVAKLVRSFCRSSCDSEDEDIFEHIASILVNISKVEAGRRILMEPKRGLLKQIIGQFDSTNQLRKKGVAGTIRNCCFEADTQIQNLLSIAEYLWPALLLPVAGKKIYSEEDRSKMPPELANALSHEREAVDDSEIRERALEAIYMIVMQDDGRKAFWSVNGPRILQVGYEDEEDLKVMGAYELIGSLLVGKGEIEQDQEQGEDKPQ; encoded by the exons atggccgacgagctggacgagctcatcgatttcctctccAACAGCTCCCCTCAG GTGCGCGGCGCCGCGGCGGACATCGTGCGGGGGCTCACCGGGGACAGCGACGGGCTGCGCTCCCTCGCGGCGCGCGCCGACCGCGCGCTGCCGGCGCTGCTCCGGCTGCTCGCGTCCGTGGGGGGCGGTggcgcgggcgaggcggcggccgactcGCTCGTCAACCTCAGCCAGGACGGCGACCTCGCCGCGCGCCTCGTGGTGCTCGGCGCCGTCGCGGCCGCCATGGACGTGATGGTCAAGCGCGGCGGCGAGCAGCCCAAGCTCGCTCGCAGCCTTGTCATGCTGCTCGTCAACCTCACCCAGGTCGAGTCCGGCATCTCGGCCCTCCTCCAG GTTGGTGATGAAAAGGTGCAAGGGTTGTATGTTGCAAAGCTTGTGCGCTCATTCTGCAGGTCATCTTGTGACTCTGAAG ATGAAGATATATTTGAACACATCGCCTCTATACTTGTGAATATCTCAAAGGTTGAAGCTGGACGGAGAATACTGATGGAACCTAAGAGAGGTCTTCTAAAGCAGATTATAGGACAATTCGATTCAACAAACCAACTTAGAAAGAAAGGG GTTGCTGGCACCATCCGTAACTGTTGCTTTGAAGCTGATACCCAGATACAAAATTTGCTTTCTATAGCAGAATATCTTTGGCCAGCTCTACTTTTGCCTGTAGCTGGAAAGAAG ATCTATAGCGAAGAAGATAGATCGAAAATGCCTCCCGAGCTTGCAAATGCACTTTCTCATGAACGAGAAGCTGTTGATGATTCTGAAATTCGTGAACGGGCACTGGAGGCTATCTATATGATCGTGATGCAG GATGATGGACGAAAGGCCTTTTGGTCAGTCAATGGGCCACGGATACTGCAGGTTGGTTATGAAGACGAAGAGGACCTGAAAGTGATGGGAGCATATGAGTTGATTGGTTCTTTG CTTGTCGGTAAGGGTGAAATTGAACAAGATCAAGAGCAAGGAGAAGATAAGCCTCAATGA
- the LOC119360420 gene encoding protein HGH1 homolog isoform X1, with the protein MADELDELIDFLSNSSPQVRGAAADIVRGLTGDSDGLRSLAARADRALPALLRLLASVGGGGAGEAAADSLVNLSQDGDLAARLVVLGAVAAAMDVMVKRGGEQPKLARSLVMLLVNLTQVESGISALLQVGDEKVQGLYVAKLVRSFCRSSCDSEDEDIFEHIASILVNISKVEAGRRILMEPKRGLLKQIIGQFDSTNQLRKKGVAGTIRNCCFEADTQIQNLLSIAEYLWPALLLPVAGKKIYSEEDRSKMPPELANALSHEREAVDDSEIRERALEAIYMIVMQDDGRKAFWSVNGPRILQVGYEDEEDLKVMGAYELIGSLVLPLNFGMSIFAVLHLNNECFAFRITYFVCAHLQSS; encoded by the exons atggccgacgagctggacgagctcatcgatttcctctccAACAGCTCCCCTCAG GTGCGCGGCGCCGCGGCGGACATCGTGCGGGGGCTCACCGGGGACAGCGACGGGCTGCGCTCCCTCGCGGCGCGCGCCGACCGCGCGCTGCCGGCGCTGCTCCGGCTGCTCGCGTCCGTGGGGGGCGGTggcgcgggcgaggcggcggccgactcGCTCGTCAACCTCAGCCAGGACGGCGACCTCGCCGCGCGCCTCGTGGTGCTCGGCGCCGTCGCGGCCGCCATGGACGTGATGGTCAAGCGCGGCGGCGAGCAGCCCAAGCTCGCTCGCAGCCTTGTCATGCTGCTCGTCAACCTCACCCAGGTCGAGTCCGGCATCTCGGCCCTCCTCCAG GTTGGTGATGAAAAGGTGCAAGGGTTGTATGTTGCAAAGCTTGTGCGCTCATTCTGCAGGTCATCTTGTGACTCTGAAG ATGAAGATATATTTGAACACATCGCCTCTATACTTGTGAATATCTCAAAGGTTGAAGCTGGACGGAGAATACTGATGGAACCTAAGAGAGGTCTTCTAAAGCAGATTATAGGACAATTCGATTCAACAAACCAACTTAGAAAGAAAGGG GTTGCTGGCACCATCCGTAACTGTTGCTTTGAAGCTGATACCCAGATACAAAATTTGCTTTCTATAGCAGAATATCTTTGGCCAGCTCTACTTTTGCCTGTAGCTGGAAAGAAG ATCTATAGCGAAGAAGATAGATCGAAAATGCCTCCCGAGCTTGCAAATGCACTTTCTCATGAACGAGAAGCTGTTGATGATTCTGAAATTCGTGAACGGGCACTGGAGGCTATCTATATGATCGTGATGCAG GATGATGGACGAAAGGCCTTTTGGTCAGTCAATGGGCCACGGATACTGCAGGTTGGTTATGAAGACGAAGAGGACCTGAAAGTGATGGGAGCATATGAGTTGATTGGTTCTTTGGTATTACCACTGAACTTTGGAATGTCTATATTTGCTGTACTGCACTTAAATAATGAATGCTTTGCTTTTAGAATAACATATTTTGTTTGCGCGCACCTTCAGTCTTCCTGA